From one Acidobacteriota bacterium genomic stretch:
- a CDS encoding queuosine precursor transporter encodes MNQARQYKYYDLIMAAFVAVLLCSNLIGVHQVSTVNLPFYGDYVYGAGVLFFPISYLFGDILTEVYGYARSRKVIWAGFGALIFASLMSLVVTALPSAPTMDAEKAKAIELIFGQTPRIVLASLTAFWLGEFVNSFVLAKIKLLMSGKLLFIRTISSTIAGEVADSLIFYPIAFYGIWSNEQLISVMIGNYFIKVLWEVLATPFTYLIVGFLKRAEHEDFYDKDTDFNPFSLET; translated from the coding sequence ATGAATCAAGCAAGGCAATACAAATACTATGACCTCATAATGGCAGCCTTCGTCGCGGTGCTCTTGTGTTCGAATCTGATAGGCGTCCATCAGGTTTCGACGGTGAACCTCCCGTTTTACGGTGATTATGTATATGGTGCCGGCGTCTTGTTCTTTCCGATCAGCTATCTGTTCGGCGATATTCTGACAGAGGTTTACGGATACGCGCGTTCGCGAAAAGTTATCTGGGCCGGTTTCGGCGCGCTGATCTTTGCCTCGCTGATGTCGTTGGTGGTGACGGCGCTCCCGTCCGCGCCGACGATGGACGCCGAGAAGGCGAAGGCGATCGAGTTGATATTCGGTCAGACGCCGCGCATCGTCCTTGCGTCGCTGACAGCGTTTTGGCTCGGTGAATTCGTCAATTCATTCGTCCTCGCCAAAATCAAGCTTCTGATGTCGGGGAAACTCCTTTTTATCCGGACTATCTCGTCGACCATCGCCGGCGAGGTCGCGGATTCTCTGATTTTCTATCCGATCGCGTTTTATGGAATCTGGTCTAACGAACAGCTCATAAGCGTGATGATCGGAAACTACTTCATCAAGGTGTTGTGGGAAGTCCTGGCTACCCCGTTTACCTATTTGATCGTCGGATTCCTCAAACGTGCCGAGCACGAAGACTTTTACGATAAGGACACGGATTTCAATCCGTTCAGTCTCGAAACGTAA
- a CDS encoding MarR family transcriptional regulator/GNAT family N-acetyltransferase: protein MKKEVDFLTDLGLLAFVTRLKRVSDRMLHDGRRLYKQLGMDIEPNWYVIFKLLEHQGPFTVTEIADRLGFAHPSVISIVNKMIVAGYLEETRVTTDSRKRHLKLTPKAVDGMPAFEKVWKAGSAGIKRMLADIDALEFLNLLETRVAERDFRERAVDEMRLDAEVEISCFRPEFASDFARLNYEWISEYFEIEEKDRQILDDPQTAIIDSGGAIFFASVGGRIVGTVALIATDADSFELAKMAVASDYRGLQIGDRLMTACIDHSKSAGKKRIYLLSNTKLIPAIRLYRKFGFKEVPLDPATPYIRTNIEMELDLGERR, encoded by the coding sequence ATGAAAAAGGAAGTTGATTTTCTGACTGATTTGGGACTGCTTGCGTTCGTTACGCGTTTGAAACGCGTGAGCGACCGGATGCTGCACGATGGCCGGCGCCTTTATAAGCAACTGGGAATGGACATCGAGCCAAACTGGTACGTGATCTTCAAGCTGCTGGAACACCAGGGCCCCTTTACGGTAACCGAGATCGCCGACCGGCTCGGATTCGCGCATCCTTCCGTTATTTCGATCGTCAACAAGATGATCGTTGCGGGCTACCTCGAGGAAACGCGAGTTACAACAGACAGTCGAAAGCGGCATTTGAAACTGACGCCGAAAGCCGTTGATGGTATGCCTGCATTCGAGAAGGTCTGGAAAGCGGGTTCGGCCGGCATAAAGCGAATGCTCGCTGATATCGACGCGCTCGAATTCCTGAATTTGCTGGAAACGCGGGTCGCGGAGCGGGATTTTCGTGAACGGGCCGTCGATGAAATGCGCCTTGACGCCGAGGTTGAGATCAGTTGCTTTCGCCCCGAGTTCGCGTCGGATTTCGCGCGGCTCAACTACGAATGGATTTCCGAGTACTTTGAGATCGAAGAAAAGGACCGGCAGATCCTCGACGATCCGCAAACGGCGATCATTGACTCGGGTGGAGCGATCTTTTTCGCATCCGTCGGCGGACGTATCGTCGGCACGGTCGCATTGATCGCAACGGACGCGGACTCGTTCGAGTTGGCGAAAATGGCGGTCGCGAGCGATTATCGCGGACTTCAGATCGGCGATAGACTGATGACCGCCTGCATCGACCATTCGAAGTCAGCCGGAAAGAAGCGCATCTATTTGCTCTCGAACACGAAATTGATCCCGGCGATACGGCTTTACCGGAAATTCGGATTCAAAGAGGTCCCGCTTGACCCGGCGACTCCATACATACGGACGAACATAGAAATGGAATTGGATCTTGGTGAACGACGATGA
- the recG gene encoding ATP-dependent DNA helicase RecG, whose amino-acid sequence MQLQITTPITSLHKFDFMQISPAHSRKLAIAVAGQAYKTDIETATIEDLLNYFPTRYEDRSNFISIDQLSPNLEASVELYVRVSGGYRVGRNRSPKAPPLFIFEVNAADAERRQKPVVVWWFVSGKSAPRIIQYYQERFARGVRFAAFGKWEWDNRRGTFALRLNKPDELELLPSLSEDRENAEPLADEGAFGGTDRELEEDLENPRLAMVHTARCVPVYRKLGQFQTKRLREIVFCAIANLDFGSVADNLPGEMRERRGLVSREDALRGIHFPPDGARISDYLRFRSESQRRLIFEEFFWLTFALQVRRGQRLKEEKGTKISISDRLRERMNALAPFELTTAQKRVIGEILDDLRSDKPMNRLVQGDVGSGKTIVALMAMYAAMENGYQTVLMAPTEILAEQHARNATRLFANTPYRVALLTGRMKAAQKRDVREAIARGDVNAVVGTHAVIQDGVAFERLGLAVIDEQHRFGVMQRAEIRARGLNPDVLVMTATPIPRSLAMTAYGDLDVSVIDELPPGRTPVKTVVVGEDRRKGVYRGIERELSAGHQVYIVYPLIEESERSDLKAATKMFEELRDNDFPTTPVGLLHGKMKSAEKEETMAEFVSGRIKILVSTTVIEVGVDVPNASLMIIEHAERFGLSQLHQLRGRVGRGAKESFCVLLTGDKQTTDAKQRLGIMEETTDGFLIAEKDLVIRGEGEILGTRQAGLPMFRIASIVRDLEILSEARNEAEKYSVESAHAIEAQVLMRIVADDPRFLLGGIG is encoded by the coding sequence ATGCAACTTCAAATTACCACTCCGATCACATCACTTCACAAATTCGACTTTATGCAGATCTCGCCGGCGCATTCAAGGAAATTGGCGATTGCGGTCGCAGGTCAGGCCTATAAAACGGATATCGAAACCGCAACCATCGAAGATCTTCTGAACTATTTTCCGACGCGCTATGAAGACCGGTCGAACTTCATTTCGATCGATCAGCTTTCCCCGAATCTGGAAGCCTCGGTCGAACTTTATGTGCGCGTGTCCGGCGGCTATCGTGTCGGGAGAAACCGTTCGCCGAAGGCGCCGCCCCTATTCATTTTCGAGGTCAACGCGGCGGACGCCGAACGGCGCCAGAAACCGGTCGTCGTTTGGTGGTTCGTTTCCGGAAAGTCCGCGCCGCGGATAATCCAGTATTATCAGGAGCGGTTTGCCCGCGGCGTCCGTTTCGCGGCATTCGGGAAATGGGAATGGGACAATCGCCGCGGGACCTTTGCGCTTCGATTAAACAAACCGGACGAACTCGAACTCCTGCCATCACTATCGGAAGATCGAGAAAACGCCGAACCGCTCGCCGATGAGGGAGCCTTCGGCGGAACCGACCGGGAACTCGAGGAAGATCTTGAAAACCCGCGTCTCGCGATGGTCCATACGGCGCGTTGCGTTCCGGTCTACCGGAAACTCGGCCAGTTCCAAACGAAACGTTTGCGCGAGATCGTCTTTTGCGCGATAGCAAACCTCGACTTCGGATCGGTCGCCGATAATCTTCCGGGAGAGATGCGCGAACGCCGCGGCCTCGTTTCCCGAGAGGACGCTTTGAGAGGCATCCATTTTCCGCCGGACGGCGCGCGGATTTCCGATTACTTGAGGTTTCGCAGTGAATCCCAGCGGCGATTGATCTTTGAGGAGTTCTTCTGGCTGACATTTGCTCTTCAAGTTCGACGCGGTCAGCGACTCAAGGAAGAAAAGGGAACGAAGATCTCGATTTCCGATCGGCTGCGGGAACGAATGAACGCGCTCGCGCCGTTCGAACTGACGACTGCCCAGAAACGCGTCATCGGTGAAATACTTGACGATCTGCGGTCGGATAAACCGATGAATCGGCTCGTTCAGGGCGATGTCGGGAGCGGAAAGACGATCGTCGCGTTGATGGCGATGTATGCGGCGATGGAGAACGGTTACCAAACCGTGCTGATGGCACCGACCGAGATACTCGCAGAGCAGCACGCCCGAAACGCCACCCGTCTGTTCGCAAACACCCCGTATCGCGTCGCGTTGCTGACCGGCCGAATGAAAGCCGCGCAGAAACGGGATGTTCGCGAAGCTATCGCGCGCGGGGACGTCAACGCCGTCGTCGGAACGCACGCCGTGATTCAGGACGGGGTCGCGTTCGAACGACTTGGACTGGCGGTGATCGATGAACAGCATCGTTTCGGTGTGATGCAGCGTGCCGAGATCCGGGCGCGCGGACTCAATCCCGACGTCCTCGTAATGACCGCGACGCCGATCCCGCGCTCGCTGGCGATGACGGCTTACGGCGACCTGGATGTGTCCGTGATCGACGAACTTCCGCCGGGAAGGACGCCTGTGAAGACGGTCGTCGTCGGTGAGGATCGGCGAAAGGGTGTCTATCGAGGGATCGAAAGGGAACTCTCGGCGGGGCATCAGGTCTATATCGTCTATCCGTTGATCGAAGAATCCGAAAGATCTGACCTCAAGGCGGCGACGAAGATGTTCGAGGAGTTGCGCGACAACGACTTTCCGACCACTCCGGTCGGATTGCTCCACGGAAAGATGAAATCCGCGGAAAAAGAGGAAACTATGGCCGAGTTCGTGTCGGGCCGGATCAAGATTCTTGTATCGACGACGGTGATCGAGGTCGGGGTCGACGTTCCGAACGCGAGCCTGATGATCATCGAGCACGCCGAACGCTTCGGCCTTTCGCAACTTCACCAACTCCGCGGCCGCGTCGGGCGCGGCGCGAAAGAGTCGTTTTGCGTCTTGCTGACCGGCGATAAACAGACCACGGACGCGAAGCAGCGGCTCGGCATAATGGAAGAGACGACGGACGGTTTCCTGATTGCCGAAAAGGACCTCGTAATCAGGGGCGAAGGTGAAATTCTCGGCACGCGGCAGGCGGGACTGCCGATGTTTCGGATCGCCAGCATTGTGAGGGATCTCGAGATACTGAGCGAGGCCCGGAATGAGGCGGAGAAGTATTCGGTTGAGTCGGCCCACGCCATCGAGGCGCAAGTTCTGATGCGTATTGTCGCCGATGATCCCCGTTTTCTCCTTGGCGGAATCGGATAA
- a CDS encoding RsmD family RNA methyltransferase: MKIVSEFQVTDGKLRGKFLKGSASPKAAMTPQKLREAMFKILFRRIRAKRFLDLCAGSGMIGIEAISRGAIVATFVERSPKMCSFIRKNMETCEIKAGHGEVVELEVMPFLKQMGKRRRFWDVVYLDAPVEKEFDEAMKYLSRGTAISPGGTLVVEHPAEVFLPERAGVLKRWRVVVQGEKAISFFERK, encoded by the coding sequence GTGAAGATCGTTTCGGAATTTCAGGTGACCGACGGGAAACTCAGGGGGAAGTTCCTAAAGGGTTCGGCTTCGCCGAAAGCGGCGATGACGCCGCAGAAACTCAGGGAAGCGATGTTCAAGATCCTGTTCCGGCGGATTCGTGCAAAGCGCTTTCTCGATCTTTGCGCCGGATCCGGAATGATCGGGATCGAAGCGATCTCGCGTGGCGCCATCGTTGCGACGTTCGTTGAGCGTTCGCCGAAGATGTGCAGTTTCATACGCAAGAATATGGAAACCTGCGAGATCAAGGCCGGACACGGCGAGGTTGTGGAACTCGAAGTTATGCCGTTCCTCAAGCAGATGGGCAAGCGCCGACGATTTTGGGACGTCGTTTATCTCGACGCGCCGGTCGAGAAGGAGTTCGACGAAGCAATGAAGTATTTGAGCCGCGGAACGGCGATTTCACCGGGCGGAACACTCGTAGTCGAACATCCTGCCGAGGTCTTTCTTCCGGAGCGGGCGGGTGTTCTAAAACGCTGGCGCGTGGTAGTCCAGGGAGAGAAGGCGATCAGTTTCTTTGAGAGAAAGTAA
- the rsmD gene encoding 16S rRNA (guanine(966)-N(2))-methyltransferase RsmD has protein sequence MRIISGEYRGRVLKSPSGERTRPTSDRLRETLFNIIAPRLDSETRFLDLCAGTGAIGIEALSRGANFAAFVDKSRRACGLIEVNLDLLQIPEEQTEVICSGAESYLGRKPGPPWRMIYFDPPYSHDYAAVLHAVGHGADELLADDGILIVEHHVKNALPDISGDIRRWRIVKQGESCLSFYERD, from the coding sequence ATGAGAATAATTTCCGGCGAGTATCGCGGAAGGGTGCTCAAAAGCCCGTCCGGAGAAAGAACGCGTCCGACCTCAGACCGCTTAAGAGAAACCCTATTCAATATCATTGCTCCGCGTTTGGATTCTGAAACACGATTCCTCGATCTATGCGCCGGAACGGGCGCCATCGGAATCGAGGCGTTGTCGCGAGGCGCCAATTTCGCCGCATTTGTCGACAAGTCCAGGCGCGCCTGCGGACTTATCGAAGTGAACCTGGATCTGCTTCAGATTCCGGAAGAACAAACTGAGGTCATCTGTTCGGGAGCCGAGAGTTATCTTGGCAGAAAACCCGGGCCACCTTGGCGAATGATCTACTTTGATCCGCCGTACTCTCACGATTACGCGGCCGTGCTTCACGCCGTCGGTCACGGTGCCGACGAACTACTTGCGGACGATGGCATCCTGATCGTTGAACATCACGTAAAGAACGCTTTGCCCGACATCTCCGGTGACATCAGAAGATGGCGAATCGTTAAACAGGGCGAATCTTGTCTCAGTTTTTACGAGCGCGATTAG